ACGATGCTGGTGAAGCCAAGCACCGTATTGACCGGGGTGTTCGTTGCCGGGGCACCGCTCTTCAGACGCGATGAAGAGTTCGGTCTGCTCCTGCCCGACGGCTCGCTTCGCGTGTCGCTGGGAGCACTCCCGGGCGAGGAGTGGTTTTCGTCGCCCGCGGGTCCGATGGCGATGCCCCATCCCTTCGGGCGCTCCACCGCTGCGACCATCTGGGGCGATCTCGTGGTCGTTGCCCCGACCGACCGCTACGAACTCCGGGCCTACCGGAGCGACGGCACGCTGGTGAGGATCATCCGCCGCGACTACGAGCCCCGAAGCCCTACGCAGGCGGAACTGGACGCGGAACTGTCCGACCGCTACGCGGACCTGCCGGAAGAACGGCGAATGGGTCTGCTCGCCGAGACTGCGGACATGCCCCTCGTAGATTTTTTCCCCGCGTTCGACGCGCTGCGGTCCGATCCGCTGGGGAACCTCTGGGTCCGGGAGTACGGACTGCCCGGCCAGGACGGAAGCCTGTGGACGGTTTTCGATGCAGAGGGCCGCGTGCAGGGTCTGGTGGAGACGCCGCCCGGCCTCGACGTCTTCGAGATCGGCGAAGATTACTTCCTCGGGTCGACCGCGGACGAATTCGATGTGGAACGCGTACAGGTCTGGCCGCTTGACCGGGGCGGATAGCCGGACGCCTCAGGAACCCGCCCGCAGTTCCCCAATCGCGTTGCGCCGATACTCGAAGATGCGGTCCAGATCCGGGCGCACGATCAGCCGGTCCACCGGCGCGCCCCCCGGAACGGCGTAGCTCACGTTGTCGTCGAACCGGGTGCCGCCATCTCCACCACGAAGTCCGCTTCAGCCATGGACCCGCCCCTGGTTTGGATCCACCCTTTTGGTGCCGCCGTTCCGCTGGGCGATCCGAAACCGGGGGATCCAGGGTGCACGATGCCGTCTCGAAGGTGCTTTACTCGCTTCCCGACACCGTCCAGGCGCTTGTCCGCGCCCTCGCGCCGAGCCGAGCCGCGGAAACGAACTTCTCAAAGCTGCGCAGGCTCTCCGCCGAATACCCCGCCACGGAACGGCGTCAGCGCTACGGCGACATGGTGTGGACCTGCCGCCTGCACGACGGCGCCGCGGTGCTCATCGTCATCGAGTTCCAGTCGAAAATCGACCACGCCATGCCGCTGCGGCTCCTGCAGTACACCGCCGCCGCCTGGCTGGAGTGGGCCCGTGCCGCCGCCCCTGCGGCGGGGGAGAAGGTCCCACTGGTCATGCCCGTGCTGGTCTACGGCGGAAGGCGCCCCTGGACCCCGCCATCCAACCTGGTCGACCTCTTCCCGGCTGTCGGCGCTCGATGGCTTGCCGCGCAACCGCGCTACGAATACCTGTTGTTGGAGGAGCGGCGCGGGGGTACGACCGTGTCACCGGAGCACAATCTGGTCGGTGCGCTCCTGTCGGTGGCGAGGGCGCGCGACAGCGAGGCGATGGTCCGCGCGGTTTCGCGTCTGCGGCACTGGACCCACGAGCGGCGGGGCGGTGCGCTGGACCGCGCGGTGGCCGAGTGGCTGAAATCCGTGATCTCCGCGCTGGACGCCGGGCTGGAGGACGAACTGGCAGCGGCCAACACGACGAGCGAGGTGATGGAAGTGATCAAGCCGACTGGAAAATGGGCGGTACGCTGGTACGAGGACGGTCTCGACGACGGGCGTGCGCAAGGAATCGAGCGCGGCATCGAACAGCAGTTGCGTTTGCTGCGGCGGCTGGTGGCTCGCAAGTTCGGCGCGGAGGTGGCCCGGGAGATTGTCGGGAGCGTGGAGGCGCTTGCGGCCCCGGATGTCGTCGGCGTGGTTTTCGATGCAGCGATCGACTGCGACGGCACCGACGAGTTCCTTGCCCGCGTGTCCGGCGCGGGGGTGTCATGCGAGGCGGCTTCCTGAAGTGGACGAGGGTTGAAGCCGCTTTATCGAGGTGCCAGCCGCCGCGCTAAATCTACCCCTCCCCCGCCCCCAACTGCTGCAGCAGAAACGCCAGCTCCATGGCGGCGTTGTGCACGTTGCGGCTGAAGGTGCGCCCGCCGGCGTGGCCGGTACGCTCGTCGTAGTCGAGGATCACCGGGAGCCCCGAGCCGGTGGCCGCCTGTAGCCGGGCGGCCATCTTGCGGGCCTGCAGCGGGGGCACGCGCGTGTCCAGGTCGCCCTGGGTAAGCATGACCGCAGGGTAGTCCACCCCGTCACGCACGTTCTGGTAGGGCGAGAAGGTGCGGAGCACCTCGAATTCCTCGCGGACGGCGCCATTCCCGTACTCCAGCAGCGCCGGCATGTTGTTGGCTTCGGTGAACTGGTAGAAGCGCACCAGGTCGAGCTCGGGGAGGCCGGCGAACACGGCGCGGAAGAGATCCGGCCGCTTCGTCAGCGCGCTCCCGACCAGCAGTCCCCCGTTGCTCGCGCCCCGGATGGCCAACTTGTCCGGGTTGGTGTAGTCGTTGTCCACCAGCCACTCGGCAGCCGCGATGAAGTCGGCGAAGACGTTGGGCTTGTTCTCGAGCATGCCGTCGCGGTGCCACTCCTCGCCGAACTCGCCCCCTCCGCGCAGCGTCGCGATCGCGTATACGCCTCCCTGCTCCATCCACACAGCCGCGCGCGCGTCGAAGCGGGGCAGCAGGTTCACGTTGAAGCCCCCGTAGCCGTAGAGCAGGGTCGGGGTCGAGCCGTCGAGTTCGAGTCCCCGGCGATGCGCTACGTACATCGGCGCCTCGGTTCCGTCCGCCGAGGTGTACCACACCTGCTTCATCTCGTAGGCGCTGCCGTCGAACGGGACGGGGGAGGGCCGCCATTCCTCGGTTTCCATGGTCTCGAGGTCGAGCTGGAGCACGGTCTGGGGCGTGAGAAGCGAGGTGAGCGAGAGCAGGGCAGCGCCCTCGCCGTGCCCACGTAGCGTGGCAACATGGTGTTCGGGAATCGGGATCTCACCCCTCATGGTGCCGTCCGGCCCGTACCGCACGATGCGGCTGCTCACGTTGTGCAGGTAGTCGGCGAAGATGTCGTCGCCGATGAACTGGTAGCCGGTCAGCAGGTCCTCGGCCTCGGGGATGACCTCGCGCCACTGGCTGGGGTCGGGGGCTTCGGGCCGCACGGCCACCACCCGGTTCAGCGGCGCGTCCAGGTTGGTGAGCAGGTGGATCTCGCCGTCCACCCAGCGGGGCCGGAAGCGTCCCGGCGCTCCAACGATGAGCGGTACCGCGGCGGCCCCGGACCGAAGGTCATGCAGGTAGACGTCGGTGCGC
This genomic stretch from Gammaproteobacteria bacterium harbors:
- a CDS encoding 6-bladed beta-propeller: MTRRTMLGVIVAVHWAACVPEGDHRPILESQARDSAGITIVENGRPARDSRLGWRIGDAPVVSIGTDEGDEGEMLFIVLDATKLADGRIVVANAGTSELRVFGADGAYLEAWGGQGDGPGEFSAYTPETVSRWPGDSIVAGNMLAARVEIFDLQGNPGRTVTLADGYHSLLGVMPDGTMLVKPSTVLTGVFVAGAPLFRRDEEFGLLLPDGSLRVSLGALPGEEWFSSPAGPMAMPHPFGRSTAATIWGDLVVVAPTDRYELRAYRSDGTLVRIIRRDYEPRSPTQAELDAELSDRYADLPEERRMGLLAETADMPLVDFFPAFDALRSDPLGNLWVREYGLPGQDGSLWTVFDAEGRVQGLVETPPGLDVFEIGEDYFLGSTADEFDVERVQVWPLDRGG
- a CDS encoding Rpn family recombination-promoting nuclease/putative transposase, which produces MHDAVSKVLYSLPDTVQALVRALAPSRAAETNFSKLRRLSAEYPATERRQRYGDMVWTCRLHDGAAVLIVIEFQSKIDHAMPLRLLQYTAAAWLEWARAAAPAAGEKVPLVMPVLVYGGRRPWTPPSNLVDLFPAVGARWLAAQPRYEYLLLEERRGGTTVSPEHNLVGALLSVARARDSEAMVRAVSRLRHWTHERRGGALDRAVAEWLKSVISALDAGLEDELAAANTTSEVMEVIKPTGKWAVRWYEDGLDDGRAQGIERGIEQQLRLLRRLVARKFGAEVAREIVGSVEALAAPDVVGVVFDAAIDCDGTDEFLARVSGAGVSCEAAS
- a CDS encoding prolyl oligopeptidase family serine peptidase; translated protein: MLAVACGSPYPPPPETVQDPVVDTLHGVVFSDPYRWLEDQDSPETRTWIAEQNAYAEQIVGESALRAGLEARLRELMDVPGVVYPQRHGDYEYFAYRKPGREVGAIYRRTAPDEPDDVPLDVAADYEVVVDPLDLRADGTTSVGIQDFSRDGRLMLYSIRDGGPDEIEVRVRNLESGEDLPDRLPTALYGSIAFTSDGTGFYYTHRSRQTGPRVRRHILGTDMSEDVELFGAGIGPTAFVNASEVEEGRYLIYTVQHGWARTDVYLHDLRSGAAAVPLIVGAPGRFRPRWVDGEIHLLTNLDAPLNRVVAVRPEAPDPSQWREVIPEAEDLLTGYQFIGDDIFADYLHNVSSRIVRYGPDGTMRGEIPIPEHHVATLRGHGEGAALLSLTSLLTPQTVLQLDLETMETEEWRPSPVPFDGSAYEMKQVWYTSADGTEAPMYVAHRRGLELDGSTPTLLYGYGGFNVNLLPRFDARAAVWMEQGGVYAIATLRGGGEFGEEWHRDGMLENKPNVFADFIAAAEWLVDNDYTNPDKLAIRGASNGGLLVGSALTKRPDLFRAVFAGLPELDLVRFYQFTEANNMPALLEYGNGAVREEFEVLRTFSPYQNVRDGVDYPAVMLTQGDLDTRVPPLQARKMAARLQAATGSGLPVILDYDERTGHAGGRTFSRNVHNAAMELAFLLQQLGAGEG